Proteins encoded within one genomic window of Hahella chejuensis KCTC 2396:
- a CDS encoding RICIN domain-containing protein has translation MKNGGFNLNWFKIDKANAVGGRYRIQNQWRADQYLHMENGGLQSGAIESGWWSAQWDFEPVGDYVRICNRWRVNACLNIENGGLQANAVEAGWHSAQWSLEAVEGRTDLYRIKNRWKPDQYLHIENGSVEAGAIQDGWLSARWKLTQAD, from the coding sequence ATGAAAAACGGCGGCTTCAACCTTAATTGGTTCAAGATTGATAAAGCCAATGCTGTGGGAGGACGCTACCGGATTCAAAACCAGTGGCGCGCCGATCAATACCTGCATATGGAAAACGGCGGTTTGCAAAGCGGCGCCATTGAGTCTGGCTGGTGGAGCGCGCAATGGGATTTCGAACCGGTTGGCGACTATGTGCGGATCTGCAATCGCTGGCGCGTCAACGCTTGTCTGAATATTGAAAATGGCGGCTTGCAGGCGAACGCCGTTGAGGCGGGCTGGCACAGTGCGCAATGGTCTCTGGAGGCGGTGGAGGGACGCACTGATCTCTATCGAATTAAGAATCGCTGGAAGCCGGATCAATACCTGCACATCGAAAACGGAAGCGTTGAAGCCGGCGCGATTCAGGACGGCTGGCTGAGCGCTCGCTGGAAATTGACGCAGGCGGACTAA
- a CDS encoding carbohydrate-binding protein produces the protein MHKKRFFTSSFAALCLFSAAVHGQSSSAHQEYLQFAQNDHGEVRLDDGRTLYYTVKSRSLENGVEVIRAQVDDPTLADFVDYSSFIITLDHTKQEMSGYLETGSGQFRLQRPLDKSENVFWRRIQPPKMEDRILKNLDTGFMGRLNQEAVGEKDASGRYVIDVFIGFSEQAAQDVGNINTEAQMYVETVNEALNNSQVEGVYLRLVGVGVSPHNPGVVTSVLQDGKEWFKDDIARYAPDLIGLVQRPTDAPGSAGGWGYVPGDIVVIGAPWPGAYRHEVGHNVGGMHCKSEGDTGYNYGFSVRQGRGTAQCGNDLSYYSSPLVMDDEGNVLGTTHSQDMARLWRERSAAMSANRIHTVPFPGEGGWPLTLQAEDYLQFSDTTAGNQGGAYRSDDVDIEATSDSGGGYNVGWISDGEWLAYSANIPAAGEYVISYRVASPSGGGRIQFEKQGGSPVYGGVDVPPTGGWGNWTTIQHTVNLPARPAKYCSGDEKRRLQP, from the coding sequence ATGCATAAGAAGAGGTTTTTTACGTCGTCATTCGCCGCTTTATGTCTGTTCAGCGCGGCTGTACACGGGCAGTCCTCATCTGCTCATCAAGAGTACCTGCAATTCGCCCAAAACGATCACGGAGAAGTCCGTCTTGATGACGGGCGCACTTTATATTACACCGTTAAATCCCGGTCGCTGGAGAATGGCGTTGAAGTAATTCGCGCGCAGGTGGATGATCCCACACTGGCGGATTTCGTGGACTACAGCAGCTTTATTATCACTCTGGATCACACTAAGCAGGAAATGTCGGGATATCTGGAAACAGGTTCCGGTCAATTTCGTTTGCAAAGACCTTTGGATAAAAGTGAAAACGTTTTCTGGCGGCGTATTCAGCCGCCAAAAATGGAGGATCGTATCCTGAAGAACCTGGATACGGGTTTTATGGGGCGTCTCAACCAGGAAGCGGTGGGTGAGAAAGACGCTTCAGGCCGATATGTTATTGATGTCTTCATCGGCTTTTCCGAACAGGCGGCGCAGGATGTGGGCAATATCAACACCGAAGCGCAGATGTACGTGGAGACAGTGAACGAAGCGCTCAATAACAGCCAGGTAGAGGGCGTATATCTGCGTTTGGTGGGAGTGGGCGTGTCGCCCCATAACCCGGGGGTGGTGACTTCTGTCTTACAGGACGGCAAAGAGTGGTTTAAGGACGATATTGCGCGTTACGCGCCGGATCTTATCGGGCTGGTGCAACGGCCGACGGATGCGCCAGGAAGCGCCGGAGGCTGGGGCTATGTGCCCGGAGACATTGTGGTGATTGGCGCTCCCTGGCCCGGCGCGTACCGCCATGAAGTCGGCCATAATGTGGGCGGGATGCACTGCAAATCCGAAGGCGATACGGGTTATAACTACGGCTTTAGCGTCAGACAGGGACGAGGCACCGCACAATGCGGCAATGATCTGAGCTATTACTCCTCGCCGCTGGTGATGGATGATGAAGGCAACGTGCTCGGGACGACGCACTCCCAGGATATGGCGCGCTTGTGGCGCGAACGTTCCGCGGCGATGTCCGCCAATCGCATCCATACCGTGCCGTTTCCGGGGGAAGGCGGCTGGCCGCTGACGCTGCAAGCGGAGGACTATCTGCAGTTCAGCGACACGACCGCCGGCAACCAGGGGGGCGCTTACCGCTCTGATGACGTGGATATTGAAGCGACGTCGGATTCGGGAGGGGGCTACAACGTAGGCTGGATTAGCGACGGCGAGTGGTTGGCCTACAGCGCCAATATTCCTGCGGCGGGGGAATATGTTATTTCCTATAGGGTGGCGAGTCCCAGTGGCGGTGGCCGTATTCAGTTCGAAAAGCAGGGCGGGTCGCCAGTGTATGGTGGAGTGGATGTCCCCCCCACGGGTGGTTGGGGGAACTGGACCACCATACAACACACCGTGAATCTCCCCGCCCGGCCAGCAAAATATTGCTCTGGCGATGAAAAACGGCGGCTTCAACCTTAA